The Chitinophaga sp. H8 genome contains a region encoding:
- a CDS encoding helix-turn-helix domain-containing protein: MNYNNGELLFQCIAESNDYAVWYNVFSLEKDDMLESHCDTPKLVFRIALDNLLNVEVKQLGQFVLSPGQFLLFYHPYPESAFQFRDSGIYATLDIAMPIEYLNHFVDYYPVLKEFMGKINGSTPVSLTSAPVDAPMTLLDCIDKLLHCNYMGSLRGMYADARVMDIMTEVFTIAHGSNRSEIALTHEERQRIMALKDLLAENLDTHYTIKDLSRMIYINEYKLKKGFQLLTGSSIFDYQLSRRIQVAQQWLRETELSLEEIATATGYQYLSSFIAAFKQRVGITPAAYRKNGVL, encoded by the coding sequence ATGAACTATAACAATGGTGAGTTATTATTTCAGTGCATTGCTGAAAGCAACGATTACGCAGTATGGTATAATGTATTCAGTTTAGAGAAAGATGACATGTTAGAAAGTCACTGTGACACTCCTAAACTGGTATTCCGAATAGCACTGGATAATTTGTTAAATGTTGAAGTAAAACAATTAGGTCAGTTTGTGCTTTCACCTGGTCAGTTTTTATTGTTCTATCACCCCTATCCAGAAAGTGCTTTCCAATTTAGAGATAGCGGAATTTATGCTACGCTGGACATAGCGATGCCTATTGAGTATTTGAACCACTTTGTTGACTACTATCCCGTATTGAAGGAATTTATGGGTAAAATAAATGGAAGTACTCCCGTAAGTCTTACATCGGCGCCGGTTGATGCCCCTATGACACTCCTGGATTGCATAGATAAACTGTTGCATTGTAATTATATGGGAAGCCTGCGGGGTATGTATGCAGATGCAAGGGTCATGGATATTATGACGGAGGTGTTTACCATAGCTCATGGCAGCAATAGGTCGGAGATAGCATTAACACATGAAGAGCGACAGCGGATTATGGCGCTCAAAGATTTGTTGGCCGAAAATCTGGATACTCATTATACCATTAAAGACCTCTCGCGCATGATCTATATCAATGAATATAAACTGAAGAAAGGGTTCCAGCTGCTTACCGGATCATCAATCTTTGACTACCAGTTGAGCCGGCGAATACAGGTGGCCCAGCAATGGTTACGGGAAACAGAGTTGAGCCTGGAGGAAATCGCCACTGCAACAGGGTATCAGTATTTATCGAGTTTTATTGCAGCATTTAAGCAACGAGTAGGGATTACACCGGCTGCTTATCGTAAGAATGGGGTTTTGTAA